In Actinomycetota bacterium, one genomic interval encodes:
- the folK gene encoding 2-amino-4-hydroxy-6-hydroxymethyldihydropteridine diphosphokinase, producing MGRVRAGEERWGPRAIDIDLLLVGDEVVADEDLIIPHPRMHGRAFVLVPLVEIAPHAVIPGHGSARALLQGISTAGVHRLDE from the coding sequence TTGGGGCGCGTGCGGGCCGGCGAGGAACGATGGGGCCCGCGCGCGATCGACATCGACTTGTTGTTGGTCGGCGATGAGGTCGTTGCCGACGAAGACTTGATCATTCCCCACCCGCGAATGCACGGGCGCGCGTTCGTGCTCGTGCCGTTGGTGGAGATCGCACCCCACGCCGTAATCCCCGGCCACGGCAGCGCGCGCGCGCTGCTGCAGGGAATCTCGACGGCTGGTGTCCACCGCCTGGACGAATAG
- a CDS encoding DUF402 domain-containing protein, with protein MTSRRSDPIKAASASRMHWHSGQHIVLREVHRGCIWSARPVVVVQDAPDLLAFWTPFGTRWHVPVSLDGERLDVQPEEWNLIERPFTLRMLRLATPGAAHSVLLFWQDDEFLAWYVNLEEPLRRTGIGFDYLDQKLDLVINADGSWEWKDEDHLGQAVRQGILGADQAAAVRREGERVLERYIGRKSPFNEGWERWRPNPEWTIPELPKGWDRLP; from the coding sequence GTGACCTCCAGGCGATCCGATCCGATCAAGGCGGCAAGCGCCTCCAGAATGCACTGGCATAGCGGCCAGCACATTGTTCTTCGCGAGGTACATCGGGGATGCATCTGGAGCGCGCGCCCCGTCGTCGTCGTCCAGGACGCCCCCGATCTCCTGGCCTTCTGGACGCCGTTCGGCACCAGGTGGCACGTCCCGGTTTCTTTGGACGGCGAACGACTGGACGTCCAGCCGGAGGAGTGGAATCTGATCGAGAGGCCTTTCACGCTGCGCATGCTGCGTCTCGCGACACCCGGTGCTGCGCACTCGGTGCTTCTGTTCTGGCAAGACGACGAGTTCCTCGCGTGGTACGTCAACCTCGAAGAACCCCTGCGCCGCACGGGCATCGGTTTCGACTATCTCGACCAGAAGCTCGATCTCGTCATCAACGCCGACGGATCGTGGGAATGGAAGGACGAAGACCACCTCGGCCAAGCCGTGCGGCAGGGGATTCTCGGCGCCGACCAAGCGGCGGCCGTACGACGTGAGGGTGAGCGAGTGCTGGAGCGATACATCGGACGTAAGTCACCCTTCAACGAGGGATGGGAACGCTGGCGCCCAAACCCCGAATGGACGATCCCCGAACTGCCAAAAGGATGGGACCGGCTCCCGTAG
- a CDS encoding HEPN domain-containing protein — protein sequence MSFPRAHEALSAARVLLESRFAADAVSRAYYATYHAASAAVESVGGEPKSHAGLLRLFGELVVVPGLLPSEFGVILHRLQAARARADYVGEIGSDAAESAVRDATRFVEAVENWVNTSGEQ from the coding sequence GTGAGTTTCCCGCGGGCGCACGAGGCTCTCTCTGCTGCGCGCGTTCTCCTGGAATCGCGATTCGCAGCCGACGCGGTATCGCGCGCCTATTACGCGACCTACCATGCTGCCTCCGCTGCGGTGGAGAGCGTTGGCGGCGAGCCGAAGAGTCACGCCGGACTCCTCAGGCTGTTCGGTGAGCTTGTCGTGGTCCCCGGACTGCTGCCGTCCGAGTTCGGCGTGATTCTCCACCGCCTGCAGGCCGCGCGAGCGCGCGCGGACTACGTCGGGGAGATCGGCTCGGATGCGGCGGAATCGGCCGTCCGCGACGCAACGCGATTCGTCGAAGCCGTCGAGAACTGGGTGAACACGTCAGGCGAGCAGTGA
- a CDS encoding UPF0158 family protein: protein MLDPDRVDLRALAEALEDHSGMNAWYLDPETGAVEPFLEDATGDEPAPPDDWIQIQALESREAYEDLENFVARVGDSRARDLLSRAIGGRGAFRRFKDTLFEFPELREAWFAFHDARMRRRALRWLADEGLADEVAVERATKDVREPDLPQLAEVFDAEKIARAVASDLREFYGSRLREIIMYGSAARGEAHEESDIDLLVVLDHIDSPYQEIERTSEIAWRHTLEHHVLVSIVHVSEAEIDQGKSAFLRNAQRDGRRVA, encoded by the coding sequence ATGCTCGATCCCGACCGCGTTGATCTGCGCGCGCTCGCCGAGGCGCTGGAGGATCACTCCGGCATGAACGCGTGGTACTTGGACCCGGAGACGGGCGCGGTCGAGCCGTTTCTCGAGGACGCCACCGGCGACGAGCCTGCCCCTCCCGACGACTGGATTCAGATCCAGGCACTGGAGTCTCGCGAAGCGTACGAGGACTTGGAGAACTTCGTCGCGCGCGTAGGAGATTCGCGCGCGCGCGACCTTCTCTCTCGCGCGATCGGAGGCCGCGGGGCCTTCCGTCGATTCAAAGACACGCTGTTCGAGTTCCCCGAATTGCGGGAGGCGTGGTTTGCTTTCCACGATGCGCGGATGCGCAGGCGCGCGCTCCGCTGGCTCGCCGACGAGGGACTCGCGGACGAGGTTGCCGTCGAGCGCGCGACGAAAGACGTTCGTGAGCCGGATCTTCCGCAGCTCGCCGAGGTCTTCGACGCCGAGAAGATCGCGCGCGCGGTCGCGTCCGACCTTCGCGAGTTCTACGGCTCGCGGCTGCGCGAGATCATCATGTACGGGTCAGCGGCGCGCGGCGAGGCCCACGAGGAATCCGACATCGACCTGCTCGTCGTCCTCGACCACATCGACTCGCCATACCAGGAGATCGAGCGCACGAGCGAGATCGCATGGCGTCACACCCTCGAACACCACGTGCTCGTCTCGATCGTCCATGTCTCCGAGGCCGAGATCGACCAAGGGAAGAGCGCGTTCCTCCGGAACGCCCAGAGGGACGGAAGGCGCGTCGCGTGA
- a CDS encoding CopG family transcriptional regulator, protein MKRLQIYIEEEMDDALAVEAARTGTSKAALIRMFVGERLKPRKAGGDPLDSMVGAFDVEPGNVDDVVYPR, encoded by the coding sequence ATGAAGCGGCTTCAGATCTACATCGAAGAAGAGATGGACGACGCCCTTGCCGTTGAGGCGGCCCGTACCGGAACGTCTAAGGCGGCCCTCATCCGGATGTTTGTCGGCGAGCGGCTCAAGCCCCGAAAGGCGGGCGGCGACCCACTCGACTCCATGGTGGGCGCCTTTGACGTGGAGCCGGGGAACGTCGACGACGTGGTCTACCCGCGATGA
- a CDS encoding PIN domain-containing protein: MRFVDTSYWVALSVSRDRNHAAARAIWAGERGSLLTTNHVLGETWTFLRRRVGHGGALRMADAALASRALTVEHVDKGTEHQAWQWLRRHDEREYSFVDATSFAMMRRLRIREALAFDGDFAAAGFVEVRP, translated from the coding sequence ATGAGGTTCGTTGATACGTCCTACTGGGTTGCGTTATCGGTATCCAGAGATCGGAATCACGCGGCGGCGCGAGCGATATGGGCGGGCGAACGAGGGTCGCTCCTGACGACCAATCATGTCCTTGGTGAGACGTGGACGTTTCTTCGTCGTCGCGTTGGGCACGGCGGAGCGCTTCGAATGGCGGACGCCGCGCTCGCTTCTCGCGCGCTGACCGTCGAACACGTCGACAAGGGCACGGAACATCAGGCGTGGCAGTGGTTGCGTCGCCACGACGAGCGGGAGTACTCGTTTGTGGACGCCACGAGCTTCGCGATGATGCGGCGTCTTCGGATTCGCGAGGCGCTGGCCTTCGACGGCGATTTCGCCGCCGCCGGGTTCGTCGAAGTACGGCCCTGA
- a CDS encoding Rossmann-like and DUF2520 domain-containing protein, protein MQQHPRPFSAEHPSLRPLPPQRPFDVVVVGAGRVGGSFARALERAGHRVLGELRRDDDPGVIADANVVVIAVPDDEIRQAAGVVARVGRPGAVVMHTCGLAGLDVLEACGALVAAVHPAVPVATNNQPLEGTVFGVTCPDDLRAWCAGFVGDLGGQALFISEEQRPLYHAALVMSSNFTVALAGDAARLLGGHDLIVPLMRATVDNIQRLGPAAALTGPVVRGDVGTLRAHLAALPVDLIEPYVANARRALALAVESGRLGPEAAERVREALEEAAHR, encoded by the coding sequence GTGCAGCAACATCCGCGGCCGTTCTCGGCCGAACACCCCTCTCTGCGACCGCTGCCTCCGCAGCGCCCCTTTGACGTTGTCGTGGTCGGTGCCGGGCGGGTCGGTGGGTCCTTTGCCCGGGCGCTCGAGCGCGCGGGGCACCGCGTTCTCGGCGAACTTCGGCGGGACGACGATCCGGGAGTGATCGCCGACGCGAACGTCGTGGTGATCGCAGTGCCCGACGACGAGATTCGCCAGGCGGCCGGAGTGGTCGCGCGCGTGGGGCGTCCCGGGGCTGTGGTGATGCATACGTGCGGCCTGGCGGGTTTGGATGTTCTCGAGGCGTGCGGCGCGCTTGTGGCGGCAGTGCATCCGGCCGTTCCGGTTGCGACGAACAATCAACCGCTCGAAGGAACTGTTTTCGGGGTGACGTGTCCGGACGATCTGCGTGCGTGGTGCGCGGGGTTCGTCGGCGACCTGGGCGGGCAGGCACTGTTCATCTCGGAGGAGCAGCGGCCGCTGTATCACGCGGCGTTGGTGATGTCGTCGAACTTCACCGTTGCGCTGGCGGGAGATGCCGCACGACTGCTCGGCGGCCACGATCTCATCGTTCCCTTGATGCGAGCGACCGTGGACAACATCCAGCGGTTGGGTCCGGCCGCTGCGCTCACCGGGCCCGTCGTCCGCGGCGACGTCGGGACGTTGCGCGCGCACTTGGCTGCACTGCCGGTCGATCTCATCGAGCCTTACGTGGCGAACGCGCGCCGCGCGCTCGCGCTCGCGGTTGAATCGGGCCGCCTGGGTCCGGAGGCGGCCGAGCGTGTTCGCGAAGCGCTGGAGGAGGCGGCGCATCGATGA
- the panC gene encoding pantoate--beta-alanine ligase yields MRILATVADAQRMFEKEREAGRRIGFVPTMGYLHEGHASLVRRARADNDIVGVSIFVNPLQFGANEDLSAYPRDLDRDLDICEREGADVVFAPGTEEMYGTDTGVRVSAGPMATKLCGRTRPEHFDGVVTVVAKLFNIAGACRMYFGQKDAQQLVVIRNLARALNFPVEVVGCPIVRESDGLAMSSRNVYLNDDQRRSALVLKRSLDAAAVAVAEGESDGRRIAEMMAAQISCEPLARLDYAACVDPETLDDLERLDVPALCAVAAWFGSARLIDNMTVTPARGIDRRDD; encoded by the coding sequence ATGAGGATTCTCGCGACGGTTGCGGACGCGCAGCGCATGTTCGAGAAGGAACGCGAGGCGGGTCGCAGGATTGGTTTCGTCCCGACCATGGGGTACTTGCACGAGGGCCACGCGAGCCTGGTGCGGCGCGCGCGCGCCGACAATGACATCGTCGGAGTGAGCATCTTCGTGAACCCGCTGCAGTTCGGTGCGAATGAGGACCTTTCCGCGTACCCACGTGATCTCGATCGCGATCTGGACATTTGCGAGCGCGAGGGAGCCGACGTCGTGTTCGCTCCGGGCACTGAGGAGATGTACGGAACGGACACCGGTGTGCGCGTATCGGCCGGACCTATGGCGACGAAACTCTGCGGGCGCACGCGACCGGAGCACTTCGACGGCGTCGTGACCGTGGTCGCCAAGTTGTTCAACATCGCCGGCGCCTGCCGGATGTACTTCGGGCAGAAGGACGCGCAGCAGTTGGTGGTCATCCGAAACCTGGCGCGCGCCCTGAACTTCCCGGTTGAGGTCGTCGGGTGCCCGATCGTGCGCGAGTCCGACGGGCTCGCGATGTCCAGCCGCAACGTCTACCTCAACGACGACCAGCGCCGCTCGGCTCTGGTGCTCAAACGTTCTCTGGATGCCGCTGCCGTCGCGGTCGCAGAGGGCGAATCAGACGGACGGCGAATCGCGGAGATGATGGCCGCGCAGATATCCTGCGAGCCGCTCGCGCGCCTTGACTACGCGGCGTGCGTGGACCCCGAGACTCTCGACGACCTCGAGCGCCTCGATGTCCCGGCGCTGTGCGCCGTTGCGGCATGGTTCGGTAGTGCTCGATTGATTGACAACATGACGGTGACCCCGGCTCGGGGCATCGATCGGAGGGACGACTGA
- the panD gene encoding aspartate 1-decarboxylase: MFRTMMKSKIHRATVTEANVDYMGSISIDTDLMKAADLLPNEKVQIADITNGARLETYVIEGPAGSGTVCLNGAAARLVGEGDLIIIISYAHMSDAEAREYKPTVVFVDGLNRVTEIRGEVYATASL, encoded by the coding sequence ATGTTTCGCACCATGATGAAATCCAAGATCCACCGGGCCACGGTGACCGAGGCCAACGTGGATTACATGGGATCGATCTCTATCGACACCGACCTGATGAAGGCTGCGGATCTTCTGCCCAATGAGAAGGTCCAGATCGCAGACATCACCAACGGCGCGCGCCTGGAGACCTACGTCATCGAGGGCCCGGCGGGATCCGGGACGGTATGCCTGAACGGCGCGGCCGCGCGCCTGGTCGGTGAGGGAGATCTCATCATCATCATCTCGTACGCGCACATGAGCGACGCCGAGGCGCGCGAGTACAAGCCGACGGTCGTATTCGTGGACGGCCTTAACCGCGTGACCGAGATTCGCGGCGAGGTCTACGCGACCGCGAGCCTGTAG
- the nadC gene encoding carboxylating nicotinate-nucleotide diphosphorylase, with amino-acid sequence MDERARQIVRDALVEDAAFEDVTTLATVPAGARGRARCVARTACVIAGLELFEAAFLEMDAKVRVNVLVADGACLSPDSVVAEVEGSLRAILSAERTALNFVQRLSGIATLTAQYVAAAGGVQVRDTRKTTPGWRALEKAAVRAGGGTNHRSTLAEAVLIKDNHIVAAGGLGPAVAAAKAAATWVEVECDTLAQVREALDAGADELLLDNMDVRTLSEAVEIVAGRARTEASGGVTLETIGAIARTGVDAISVGALTHSAPAADLSLEVEEI; translated from the coding sequence TTGGACGAGCGCGCGCGGCAGATCGTTCGGGACGCGCTCGTTGAGGACGCGGCGTTCGAGGACGTCACCACCCTGGCCACCGTTCCTGCCGGCGCGCGCGGCCGCGCGCGCTGCGTGGCACGGACCGCGTGCGTGATCGCCGGCCTCGAGTTGTTCGAGGCGGCGTTCTTGGAAATGGACGCCAAGGTGCGCGTGAACGTGCTGGTCGCCGACGGCGCTTGCTTGTCCCCGGACTCGGTTGTGGCCGAGGTCGAGGGGTCGCTGCGCGCGATCTTGTCGGCGGAGCGCACGGCGTTGAACTTCGTGCAGCGATTGTCGGGGATCGCCACCCTGACCGCTCAGTATGTTGCGGCTGCCGGCGGCGTCCAGGTGCGTGACACGCGAAAGACGACGCCGGGGTGGCGCGCGCTGGAGAAGGCCGCGGTGCGCGCGGGCGGTGGAACCAACCACCGTTCGACGCTCGCGGAAGCCGTCTTGATCAAGGACAACCACATCGTCGCGGCGGGCGGTCTTGGCCCGGCGGTGGCTGCGGCGAAGGCGGCCGCGACCTGGGTCGAGGTCGAGTGCGACACGCTCGCGCAGGTGCGAGAGGCCCTCGATGCCGGCGCGGACGAGTTGCTGCTGGACAATATGGATGTGCGGACTCTGTCGGAAGCCGTTGAGATCGTGGCCGGGCGCGCGCGCACCGAGGCTTCGGGTGGCGTCACGCTCGAAACCATCGGCGCGATCGCGCGCACCGGAGTGGACGCGATCAGCGTGGGTGCGCTCACGCACTCAGCGCCTGCGGCGGATTTGAGCCTGGAAGTCGAGGAGATCTAG
- a CDS encoding type III pantothenate kinase, with product MLLAVDVGNTQMVIGVFERTDLQQHWRVATHTERTADETALIFQGLLSQVGLSFDRNVTAVVISSVVPRVTEALRDMTRRYFHFDPVIVGPGVRTGMPIMTDNPREVGADRIVNAIAAFARYGGPCIVIDFGTATTFDAVSAKGEYLGGSIAPGVEISTNALVSAGAQLRNIEFVAPQSVIGKTTVEAIQSGVLYGFAGQVDAIITRMREELGGVAPSVATGGLAPVIMPHAHTVDHHEPWLTLEGLLQIYELNTRGGE from the coding sequence ATGCTGCTCGCGGTTGATGTCGGCAACACTCAGATGGTGATCGGGGTGTTCGAGCGCACCGATCTGCAGCAGCATTGGCGCGTGGCGACGCACACCGAGCGCACCGCGGACGAAACTGCGCTGATCTTTCAAGGGCTGCTGTCCCAAGTTGGGCTTTCGTTCGACCGCAACGTCACCGCCGTGGTGATCTCGAGCGTCGTTCCGCGAGTGACCGAGGCGTTGCGCGACATGACGCGGCGCTACTTCCATTTCGATCCGGTCATCGTCGGTCCCGGCGTACGCACCGGCATGCCGATCATGACCGATAACCCCCGCGAAGTCGGTGCCGACCGAATCGTGAACGCGATCGCTGCGTTCGCACGTTACGGCGGGCCCTGCATCGTCATCGACTTCGGAACGGCGACGACCTTTGACGCCGTCAGCGCCAAGGGTGAGTACCTGGGCGGTTCCATCGCCCCCGGCGTGGAGATCTCGACCAACGCGCTGGTCTCGGCCGGAGCGCAACTTCGCAATATCGAGTTCGTCGCTCCGCAGTCGGTCATCGGCAAGACCACGGTCGAGGCGATTCAGTCCGGAGTGCTTTACGGCTTCGCCGGTCAGGTGGATGCAATCATCACTCGGATGCGCGAGGAACTAGGCGGGGTCGCCCCAAGCGTGGCCACCGGCGGACTGGCGCCGGTGATCATGCCGCACGCGCACACCGTGGATCACCACGAACCGTGGTTGACGCTGGAAGGGCTGCTGCAGATTTACGAACTCAACACGCGGGGTGGCGAATGA